A window of Deltaproteobacteria bacterium contains these coding sequences:
- the truA gene encoding tRNA pseudouridine(38-40) synthase TruA, translated as MSVAPPLRNIQLVLEYDGSRYHGWQRQKNALTIQEVLETCLGRLTGDDIRVIGSGRTDAGVHALGQVANFKTASQLPLAAFGAGLNSMLPPDIAVLTVQEVDPEFHARYAALAKTYEYRLLNRAVRSPLHRGYCWWVPMPLAASAIQQAMVELPGEHDFSAFQAGGSNIKNPVRRVWAASWEKAAEDWYKFRITANGFLRGMVRALVGTLVEIGRGKRPPEELSQILASRDRRRAGPTAPAQGLYLVQVIYDQEILRKINASPPPG; from the coding sequence GTGTCTGTTGCTCCCCCACTCCGTAATATCCAATTAGTATTGGAATACGACGGCAGCCGCTATCACGGTTGGCAGCGCCAGAAAAATGCCCTGACCATCCAGGAAGTTTTAGAAACCTGCCTGGGGCGTCTGACCGGGGATGATATCCGGGTGATCGGCTCCGGCCGCACCGATGCCGGGGTCCACGCCCTGGGTCAGGTGGCCAATTTCAAAACTGCCAGTCAGTTGCCCCTGGCCGCCTTTGGTGCCGGGCTTAACAGTATGCTCCCCCCTGATATCGCCGTCCTGACCGTTCAGGAAGTCGATCCCGAATTTCATGCCCGCTACGCGGCCCTGGCCAAGACCTACGAATACCGTCTGTTAAATCGAGCGGTGCGCTCCCCCCTACACCGGGGATATTGCTGGTGGGTGCCGATGCCGTTGGCAGCATCCGCCATTCAACAGGCGATGGTTGAGCTTCCTGGGGAACATGACTTTTCCGCGTTCCAGGCCGGTGGCAGCAACATTAAAAATCCGGTGCGGCGGGTCTGGGCAGCGAGCTGGGAAAAAGCAGCCGAAGACTGGTATAAATTCCGTATAACCGCTAACGGCTTCTTGCGGGGGATGGTGCGGGCTCTGGTGGGGACCCTGGTGGAGATCGGCCGCGGCAAACGGCCGCCCGAAGAGCTGAGTCAGATTCTGGCCAGCCGCGATCGCCGTCGGGCCGGACCCACGGCCCCGGCCCAGGGGTTATATCTGGTACAAGTGATTTACGATCAGGAGATTTTGCGAAAAATTAACGCGTCCCCTCCCCCGGGCTAG
- the smpB gene encoding SsrA-binding protein SmpB, with product MRKEVIKLISQNRKAYFDYYIDDLYEAGLVLTGPEVKSLRMGKVNIGDAYARIRKGEVYLYNAHISPYPFAPTEPYDPTRPRKLLLHRQEIKRLIGKTEERGYTLIPLKIYFRDQYVKVEIGLARGKKKYDKRETIRRRDEERELRRLRKKGN from the coding sequence ATGAGAAAAGAAGTCATTAAACTGATCTCTCAGAATCGCAAAGCCTACTTTGATTACTACATCGATGATCTTTATGAGGCCGGATTAGTGCTGACCGGACCTGAGGTCAAATCGCTGCGGATGGGCAAAGTCAACATCGGCGACGCCTATGCCCGTATCCGCAAGGGCGAGGTCTATCTTTACAACGCCCATATCAGCCCTTATCCCTTTGCCCCTACTGAGCCGTATGATCCTACCCGCCCCCGCAAACTATTATTGCATCGTCAAGAAATCAAACGTTTGATCGGCAAAACTGAAGAGCGGGGTTATACCCTGATCCCTTTAAAAATTTATTTCCGCGATCAGTATGTCAAAGTGGAAATCGGCCTGGCCCGGGGTAAAAAGAAATATGACAAACGCGAGACCATCCGCCGCCGGGATGAGGAACGGGAATTGCGGCGGCTGCGTAAAAAGGGCAACTAG